The proteins below are encoded in one region of Halalkalicoccus jeotgali B3:
- a CDS encoding O-acetylhomoserine aminocarboxypropyltransferase/cysteine synthase family protein: MADDDTEKFATRSVHAGQEPDESTGARAPPIYQTTSYEFEDTDHAARLFALEEPGNIYSRIMNPTNAMLEKRLASLEGGVAAIATSSGMAAFDLATFVLAEAGDNIVSASALYGGTYTYLTHTVEKRGVETRFVDTLDYEAYENAIDEETAYVHCETIGNPALVTPDIERIAAIAHDHNVPLFVDNTFATPYLCRPIEHGADLVWNSTTKWLHGSGSTVGGALIDGGTFEWESGNYPEITEDNPAYHGLNFRETFGEAAFAYAARARGLRDLGNQQSPFDAWVTLQKLESLPLRMEKHCENAQLVAEALESNPAVAWVNYPGLESHETHGMASEYLEGGYGGMITFGLENGYEAGRAVCNGVELASMLANVGDAKTLIIHPASTTHQQLSAEEKAASGVTDDLIRISVGIEDPADIVADLERAIEEAT; the protein is encoded by the coding sequence ATGGCAGACGACGACACCGAGAAGTTCGCCACTCGCAGCGTCCACGCCGGCCAGGAGCCCGACGAGTCCACAGGGGCGCGTGCGCCACCGATCTACCAGACGACCTCCTACGAGTTCGAGGACACCGACCACGCCGCACGGCTGTTCGCCCTGGAGGAGCCGGGCAACATCTACTCGCGGATCATGAACCCGACCAACGCCATGTTGGAAAAACGGCTGGCCTCGCTGGAGGGCGGGGTCGCGGCGATCGCAACCAGTTCGGGGATGGCCGCCTTCGATCTGGCGACGTTCGTCCTCGCGGAGGCCGGCGACAATATCGTCTCGGCGTCGGCGCTGTACGGCGGGACCTACACCTACCTCACCCACACCGTCGAGAAACGCGGTGTCGAGACGCGCTTCGTCGACACGCTCGATTACGAGGCCTACGAGAACGCGATCGACGAGGAGACGGCGTACGTCCACTGCGAAACCATCGGCAACCCCGCGCTGGTGACGCCCGACATCGAGCGCATTGCGGCCATTGCACACGACCATAACGTCCCGCTGTTCGTCGACAACACGTTCGCAACCCCCTACCTCTGTCGCCCTATCGAACACGGTGCGGATCTCGTCTGGAACTCGACCACGAAATGGCTCCACGGTTCGGGCTCGACGGTCGGGGGCGCCCTGATCGACGGGGGCACATTCGAGTGGGAATCGGGGAACTACCCGGAGATCACCGAGGACAACCCCGCGTATCACGGGCTGAACTTCCGGGAGACGTTCGGCGAGGCCGCGTTCGCCTACGCCGCCCGGGCGCGCGGACTACGGGATCTGGGCAACCAGCAGTCGCCCTTCGACGCGTGGGTCACCCTCCAGAAGCTAGAATCGCTTCCTCTCAGGATGGAAAAGCACTGCGAGAACGCCCAGCTGGTCGCAGAAGCCTTAGAGAGCAATCCGGCGGTCGCGTGGGTGAACTACCCCGGCCTGGAGAGCCACGAGACCCACGGGATGGCGAGCGAGTATCTGGAGGGGGGCTACGGCGGGATGATCACGTTCGGCCTCGAAAACGGCTACGAGGCCGGGCGGGCGGTGTGTAACGGGGTCGAACTCGCGAGCATGCTCGCGAACGTCGGGGACGCAAAGACGCTGATCATCCACCCCGCCTCGACGACCCACCAACAGCTCTCGGCCGAGGAGAAGGCCGCGAGCGGCGTCACCGACGACCTGATCAGGATCTCCGTCGGAATCGAGGACCCCGCGGACATCGTCGCGGACCTCGAACGCGCGATCGAGGAAGCGACCTAA